From Priestia aryabhattai, one genomic window encodes:
- a CDS encoding CoA-acylating methylmalonate-semialdehyde dehydrogenase, with amino-acid sequence MSVVNNDTQVLKNYVGGKWVDTAGKEFGEVINPSTGEVIAKVPLSTKEDVANAVETAQKTFETWRNVPAPKRARLMFAFQHLLVKHHEELAKLVVQENGKAFKEAYGEVQRGIECVEFAAGAPTLLMGESLNNIAEEIDSEMFRFPLGVVGGITPFNFPMMVPLWMFPLAIVCGNAFVLKPSERTPLLATRLAELFTEAGAPDGLLNIVHGAHDVVNGLIEHEKVKAISFVGSQPVAKYVYEQAAAQGKRVQALSGAKNHHVVMPDCDMDKAVSHIISSAYGSAGQRCMACSAVVVVGEKGDEFVSKLKQKADELIMGSGFDDEVLLTPVIRKEHRDKVLDYIELGMKEGAELIRDGRKEMDEHAEGNFLGATIFDRVTPDMTIAKEEIFAPVLSLLRADTLDEALRYMEKSRFGNGATIYTKDAKAVRQFREEADAGMLGINVGVPATMAFFPFSGWKDSFYGDLHVNGKDGLNFFTRKKMVTSRFDF; translated from the coding sequence GAGGTGATTAACCCATCGACTGGAGAAGTGATTGCAAAAGTACCGCTTTCTACAAAAGAAGATGTAGCTAATGCGGTGGAAACAGCGCAAAAAACATTTGAAACATGGCGTAACGTTCCTGCTCCAAAACGAGCAAGATTAATGTTTGCGTTTCAGCATTTACTAGTTAAGCATCACGAAGAGTTAGCTAAATTAGTTGTACAAGAAAACGGTAAGGCTTTTAAAGAAGCTTACGGTGAAGTACAGCGCGGTATTGAATGCGTGGAGTTTGCTGCGGGTGCTCCTACTTTATTAATGGGCGAATCATTAAATAACATAGCGGAAGAAATTGATTCTGAAATGTTCCGTTTTCCACTTGGTGTAGTCGGCGGCATCACACCTTTTAACTTTCCGATGATGGTACCGCTTTGGATGTTCCCTCTTGCAATTGTATGTGGAAATGCGTTTGTATTAAAACCGTCTGAGCGAACGCCGCTTTTAGCAACGCGACTTGCTGAACTTTTTACAGAAGCCGGAGCACCGGATGGGTTGTTAAATATTGTGCACGGTGCACATGATGTTGTTAACGGATTAATTGAACATGAAAAAGTTAAAGCGATTTCATTCGTCGGATCGCAGCCGGTAGCAAAATATGTTTATGAACAAGCTGCAGCTCAAGGGAAGCGAGTTCAGGCTCTATCCGGAGCTAAAAATCATCATGTTGTGATGCCAGACTGCGATATGGATAAAGCGGTATCACATATTATCAGCTCGGCTTATGGAAGTGCCGGCCAGCGATGCATGGCCTGCAGCGCCGTTGTCGTGGTTGGTGAGAAAGGCGATGAATTCGTTTCAAAATTAAAGCAAAAAGCGGATGAATTAATTATGGGAAGCGGCTTTGACGATGAAGTGCTTCTAACACCTGTGATTCGAAAAGAGCACCGTGATAAAGTGCTGGATTATATTGAACTTGGCATGAAAGAAGGAGCGGAACTCATTCGTGACGGACGTAAAGAAATGGATGAACATGCAGAAGGCAATTTCTTAGGTGCAACGATTTTTGACCGCGTAACTCCTGATATGACCATTGCTAAAGAAGAGATTTTTGCACCTGTACTAAGCTTGCTTCGCGCTGACACATTAGATGAAGCACTTCGTTATATGGAAAAATCTCGTTTTGGAAATGGAGCAACGATTTATACAAAAGATGCTAAAGCGGTGCGTCAATTTAGAGAAGAAGCAGATGCCGGTATGCTTGGCATAAACGTAGGAGTACCTGCTACCATGGCCTTCTTCCCATTCTCCGGTTGGAAAGACTCTTTTTACGGAGATTTGCATGTAAACGGCAAAGACGGTTTGAACTTTTTTACACGTAAAAAGATGGTTACATCACGCTTTGATTTTTAA